GTGGCAGCTTACTATTCCACAATTTCCTCCGATGCCCGGCAGTACTTTCTCCCAAATCTGGCTTCTCAATCCCCAGCGCAACCCCATAACCTGTTTTGGCCGAATATAACCCTTTCATTCTATAATGCCAAGTCGTCATATCTTCAACAGCCGAATTAGTTAATGGAGTGCTTCCAACTGCCAATACATCTCGTGGAAGAAATTAACAGTGTTTCCAAGAGATCCCAATAATCCCACCGTCTCTCTTCAGGTAACATGAGATCACAAACTTTCAGATTTTCCAAACCATCAATTACTGAAGACTGGAGTTTCAATATATCTACACGAGTCATCCCCTGATCCTGGGTGACGCACGTAGCCCAATGGACCGATAATTATACCTGGAGGAGCTTGTTACGAATTCCAAAATCCATGAACTACAGGAAAATTCTTCACGGTATTTCTCATCGCAGAGGAGAGATCATCTCGAGTACGTGGACTTGTCTAATTTTAAATGTGTTGATGCACCGATGAGCTTTGAAATAATGGCTACAATGcaacatcaaattttttttattagattaacaTTGGTATTTGGTCAGCTTGCATGCAtgtcgactaatctcacgggtcctgaagttaataattatgtaagtctccagtaatCCTGAAATTTGTgaaactcgaactggtgatctttGGGAGACTCAAATTGGTGATCTTTGAAAAGCAAACTCAGGATCTGACCAATTAAACTACACCCCTTAAAGTTAACGCAACATCGATTTTGTTTTAGGTCATAGTAATTCcagctgatattaaaaaatatatttatcatgtCGGCAATATGTTACccggaaaaaaatatttaggattcCATGTGCTATGTACATAGACTAGATATTTGACGTGTATTTCACCGCAgattagatttgttttaataaaaaaatttatatataaactttttcaatatatttttgtatttaaaagaattctaaatgaaaataaaaaaatttatacatgcataaaatcaaataaattgagaactatatatattaataagtgaaaaaaaaacataagcgataactaaaaataaaaattgagaaaatcaagagacacgtataaattaagatatttaatttcgCAAGACGTGACATCTACACAGTTGTGTTTgctaattttgttaattaaaataatcatgttatttaatcaaacgataataaaaatatacacacacattaaattgattggataaaataaaaaaaaatagcatgcaaggttgcacatattataaatattatttgaaaataatttttttatttttaaaaataaagtttatctatacaagaaataaaaaaaatatatagattaataaaaaaaacctctttaaaaattaaataagtaattaaaaaatcatcatttcaaataggcttttttaataacataaaagagagaagagatattaatataaatataaagaaaaataggattaatattaattttaaaacatagaaacaaaaaaaaaagaaaatattttttcttaaacaaaaaaagtaaacaatGTCGTCCACAATAAAACTTGCGGGATGAACCTGGATCATGAACTCAAttgggtttaatattttttccccttaaatttagagtgaatctaaaaaaaagtaaacaatgTCGTTCATGGTAAACAATGCAGTTGTATAGTGTTTACTTCACATGTTTTCCccttaaatttatagcaaaaccttaaaaaaaaacaatgatcaatGTCATTCATAGCAAGACGTAAAGGGATGAACAATGCATCTGCACAGTCTTCACCATGCGCTTTAGTTTATTTAGGGTGAATTTAGATCATGAACTCAActaagtttgatattttttttccttttaaatttataacaaatctaaaaaaaaataaacaatatcatTTATGGTAAAACACGAGGGGTGAACAATATAACTATACAGtactttatatgtttttctctaaaatttatagtaaaaaaattaataaataataacattcACAATTAAAATATGAACAATGCGGCCACACAATATTCAACCCGtacactaatatatatatataaagaatggactggcataattttttttcacactgtttatattttattctggcatgaaaaaaataaattgattatggTGATATTTCAATTCTAGTCATCTCTGACAATGCATCACAGCACGAGAGTTTGTGTAAAAAATTCGGGTATTTTAGAATTTGATAAAAGTAATAGGAAAGTAAcaccaattataaaaaatattagaaaagtaatGTAATAGTCACTAATAATTTATATAGatgttaattttagagtttatgagattaattaaaatatatacaaactGATCTAAACattcacattaataataataataaaaataatatgattaaaacacAATTTGTGATTGAGTTGTTTTAAAAGGTTGTTGAATATAATTGCCATTGACAATTTTACTAGGtataatttattaaagattttgtttaatattactttatagttaattataattttttttttggtttgtttaggATGTGATTAGAATTACTttatattcaaattttcatttctCTCCTTTCACTTCACCatatctccatttttttttctatcctttGTCAATTAGATCTTCATAAAGATTTTGGTTAACTTTTGTTCATgccaattaatttataaaaggaaCATGTCATGAAACATGACCAACACAatcactatttaaaatattagttgcttatcaaaacataattcaaaATGCAATCGCAATTTTAAATagttgttatatataaaaataatatttttaaatgttgttgTATTTAAACCatgttattttctaaatattttataactgatgttattttaccaaaattctcaatgaaatatattatttttcaaaagattCAAAAAAAGTTCATGAAAATTACCTTGCAAGTAATGGGGCTCGAGAGCTAGTTATTTAAATGTTGTTTCAatgtgaaaaaacaatttttaattttttcttttgtaattggAAAACATCTTtgcagaaaaaataattttttttatgtttttaaattatattgatgtactaatactaaaaataaaatttaaaaaataaaaaaaatattattttaatatattttaaagtgaaatactttaaaaaataactgtgaatataatttcaaacaaaatttttatccCTAGCCTAACATTGTACatgtaaataaaattacaacagaAACTCCAGGGGTTACAATGCCTGATTTCTCTTTCCTGCATAttttcaagatttgtttttacTCAATATTTCGAAGAACTGAAGAAAGATTACAAAGAGGGGTCATAACACCCACAAAGCGGTTTCCCAATTTCCTCGACTTGTCATAGTGATTAACCTTAACCGTGACAGATACATTCCTCTTTCCTCAACCAAACATAGAAACAACATAACCAGGGACACAACcgccaaaacaaaaaatgaacgGACAAGATTCAATCACGAGAACTCATTCTTCAAAAGCCCTATATATATTTGCTTGTAAGCCGTGCCATCCTTCCCAGCCTTCAAAAACCCTAGCAAGTACCAGTCTCTAGCTATTTGCTCTCAGCCCCTCatcctaaaaaaacaatgaaggtTGTAGCCGCTTACTTGCTCGCCGTTCTCGGTGGCAACACCTGCCCTACCGCCGAGGACTTGAAGCACATCCTCGGATCTGGTAATCTCTTCTTTCCCTCTCCAcattatgttttccttttcccgtTATTAGATCCTTATatctttttttggaaaaatgatcggttttttggtttttggatgTGCAGTTGGAGCAGATGCTGACGATGACAGGATTGAGCTGCTGTTGTCCAGTGTGAAAGGAAAGGACATAACTGAGCTGATTGCTTCCGGAAGGGAGAAGTTGGCTTCCGTCCCTTCCGGTGGTGGCGTTGCTGTCGCCGCCGGTGGAGCTCCAGCTGCTGCTTCCGGTGGTGCTGCCCCTGCTGCCGAGGCAAAGAAAGAGGAGAAGGTTGAAGAGAAAGAGGAGTCTGATGATGTAAGCGCCATTTTTCATTTTCGTTTTCACTTGTtgtatttatgaaattgatttttatttggctTTTGCTCTGTTGGTATTAAGTTTTTTGACTGACTGGATATTTTGTTACTGTTGTTGCAGGATATGGGTTTCAGTCTATTCGATTAAGAGGTCCGGTTTTGAGGCGgtcttgtttttcatttctctaGTTTTGTAGTTGGAtaatttacaagttttttatttagtttgctaCCATGATATCAAGACCTTGTTTGAGCTTCAGATTTTTGGATTTAAGATAACggagtttaattttaaatgttttcaatataattgttaattttggattttggttATGGGATTGTTTGctggttttgttgttgtttgtagTAGATGCGTGGAATGATtggttgttgctgttgttgggAGCATTCATATTTTCGAGAGTGTTTCAATAGTTGGTTTGATGGTTTTGCCTATTTTTACAGCATTGTGGGTTCATTTTCATGCCTGATGTTTCATGGTATTGCttgctgtttttgttttttgtttgtagtAGATGTGTGGAGtgatttgttgttgttgctgggATTGTTCATATTTTCACGAGTGTTTCAATAGTTGGTTtgatgatttttcctttttttagtgTCGTGGGTTCATTTTCATGCCTGATGTGTTATGTTGCTGATATTAATCAGGCTCTGTATTTTCCCGTGTTTATGGTGATCTTTGTTTGATGGTTTTTCCGAATTTGACAGTGTTGGTGGTTCTTTTTCTGTGCCCATTGTATCATGTTGTTTGTGGTGATGAGGGTTTGCATTTTTTCCATggacatgtatatatattttcatgagAAATGAGAATCAGATTGTTCCTTGTTTCTGCCTGCTAGTCATTCGAGACATAGGAAGCAATTAGGAACACGACTGGCTGtgtgttttcaaaaattttgctgtgttttcaaaaaaaatttgtgtgtttttagattgtttcgtcaacaataaattttaaaaaatgaaaaaagtaaaagatcATTGTAAAAGTAATAAATACTACGGTACCATTCTACAATACCAAATAAGTACATTTTTATGAGTATGTTAATCTGGTCATAGGAGTTTGTCTGCGGAGTCGAAACCTATAGATAAATTAGGCGTAGTTTTAGGATGCAGGTTCCCTTGTGTATTGGATTTTGGAAACAAATTTGAGATTGTTGTCGTTCGGCCAAATCATAGCATTCTGAGTTCATTTGTAACTTGGAAGTTAAAACTACTGTCCTCACCAGATAAACAATCATTTATGCGGGAACCCGCAACTGTTTGAAGGCGTGATATTACCATGGATGTGTTTAGCTAGGAAAACTCTCTGTTGAACTTGTTGCTTGAtgcaaaacaacaataataataattaatgtgtTGTTACCCGGTTCATGCTTATGATTGGAAGAGGAGTTATCTAATTGTCATGAAGCCCTCCTGCTATTAGTGTCTGCTTGTGCACGAgtcattttatgttttgaactTTTTGACTTAACTTAAAACTTGGCGAGTCTTTTTTTCTGTGTACTTTAGAACTCAGTTGTTTGCATTGTTTGAAGTGCCTGTTTGGCGTTTCACTTGTTGAACTTGTTGCGGACTATTGGTTATTGCTTCGGATTGTTATGAtgcttttgtatttttaagtgaaaatcacTATCTACCACACTGGCACAAAGTCTTGTCGCCACTTAGGCAGTGAGATATTCGAAGTCCGAACACTAGATCATGGGGTTTCTAAAGGGAAGCTTGAGAACCTTACCTAAGCTTTCAAGTAGATTAGCAGAAAACAGTGTCTTTGCTCTGTGATTTGCAAGATTTTAGCCATTATTTCTGAAGCACAGAAAAGAGTGTCTGGGAACActgttgaaattgtgttttctcggattattattaagtttttttaatgtcttgaccgtgtttgttttgaattttttttttttatggttttgagattgatttaatatgttgatttaaaaaataaaaaaaatattattttgatatatttttaaataaaaattattttaaattattattgctattataATCTGTTGGATCAAGTGAAGTGAACAcgttaaaaaataagttatttttttcaactaaataataataaaaataatttaaaaaataaaaaaatattattttaatatatttttaaataaaaaatattttaaaacaaaattaaaatatagtaaGTCATTTTTTTCAACTGATGCAGCCCTGTAATCTTCTGAAGAGGGGCCGAAAAGTTGAAGTCCTGtgaattaaaacatgtttttttaatttttaaagattggtttgtgtttaaaaaatattgtatttttttaaaaaaactatcacaTGGGCTGCTGCTGCACGTGTCAAACATTTGGGCTCGTTTCTAATTTAAACTCGTGGAAATGATAAAGGCTATAATTGTTTTCTACTTAGTTTCACAATTCTTACTTGTAATTTCACAATCCATTTTCCTACTCTCAATCTTGCAATGTATACTTAGTTTCTGTAACTTTCTCCTGGGCAAAACAATCACACCGCCAAATCAAATTGGATTGCCCTCTCATTTCTATTTGAATTCTGCCCTTAACCCCTTAGGTGCTTTGCTTAGGATGACAATCAAATGTGTTGTCCTGTATATGAATAAACCTTGTAGGAGGATGTTATTTATCGAGAGAGACGTTGGATTTCAGATTTGCTCATTACGGTTCCTTGAAGGTCTACCCCTCGCAAATTGTTAACAGGATAACTTCAAATCTTGGGGAGGCATTGTGTTTGCATTGAAGCCGTTCATGAGAAGTCCAGAATTTGAGGTTATGAGCTTATGTTTATCTTGACCTTTTGTGCCCAGGAGAAAAGGAGGCAAATATTGGTTGGGTTTCTAGCGTTCATGGTTACTGTCTATCTGATTTCCAATCTAGCCCAAAAATTGCCCTGGGGAATTCGGGGGATTGAAAATCTCATCCTCTCCCGTTTGTTTCTTCTCTGACTAGATTCCTGGGAATTGACAAGGCCAATTAATAATGCAAATGCAAATTCAAAtctattttctccttttttgaaatgaaaagggaaGATTTACACATGCCAGGCTCGAACACAGTTCAGGAATCAAGACTACAACAACCTTAGAATGGTTCCTCATGAAAAAGTCGAGggctgaaaatattttcattcgCATTAACATCTTCTCCCATGGTTTTTGGTTACAAGGAGTGGAATACGGGGGCAGTGATTGAAACTTGAAAGGTTTTTGGTGCACAATTGCACATGGTGTGAAAACATGGAGCGGATTTCAGATCTAGTCGAGCAGTGTGCACTATCTGCCGGAAACCGAAGCCAAGTCTTGCATGTGGGACTTGGCCTTACCAACACTACTGACCATCATAATATATCAGCTAGTATGTGCAGATTCAGCAACAAGAAATACAACAGTAACGTTTTCCAGTTTCCAGGTTACGTCAGGGATTCAGTTGTAGTTGCCGTTGTTTTGCATACAAACAGGATTAAAATCCCCAAAAACATTATCATTTCTCTCAAACTCTGCTTACTTGTTTGTTCAACAATTGTCTTAGAAGAAGGAAACTATGCTATGTGAAAGATCAGGAGGTAACTGTTGGGGAATTCCGGcaccccatgcgcggaccgggggtgtactgatatttGCTCAACGGAGGCtcaagcacactgacacaatatttaacgtggttcggcaaaaccgcctacatccacgggagagtccatattattagagatatatagagaaaggattacaacaaatacatggaggaggatcactcaactcccagctcactTTGGTGCTCTtacagctgctgcaatggcagcagccattgcagctctctctttctctcttcactCTCTTGCACACACTCACGTTTTCTCTCTAACCCCTCTCTCAAAacatgcctcttttataggcaattCTTGGCAACTTTCTCCAGCAATAGCAAGGGGACAATAGGTCCCGAAATCATGCCACTAATTGTGGCATTAGTGATGCTTCCACTAAGCCACaattagtggtggggtattgccactaaatggcaatatcccaacaatcaccccctttgccatttgtgtgggcaattgtccttttgcttcttcagcacaagcttgcattttgcagctcttccaagcttaccattctgagagcgtcttcaacacaacattccccttcgagcgtatcaaccatgctcggtccggaatgatttttcaagccttacaccaaggcttgcaacaccccctcaaacgaatattcccaagtgcgacggtcattgagtatttcaatgtgatcacaagctcaccactcttccaagagtctactcatccaggagttgcgtctgccctctgttccaccctaggaaccacgccttacttctccgtgagtctctcgctcttagtcgtaagagtccaggtagctctccacctttaaccatgggggcagcccataaaggttgatccatatctgtcttcatactctgagtattacaatgccattac
The DNA window shown above is from Populus trichocarpa isolate Nisqually-1 chromosome 4, P.trichocarpa_v4.1, whole genome shotgun sequence and carries:
- the LOC18097960 gene encoding 60S acidic ribosomal protein P2B, whose amino-acid sequence is MKVVAAYLLAVLGGNTCPTAEDLKHILGSVGADADDDRIELLLSSVKGKDITELIASGREKLASVPSGGGVAVAAGGAPAAASGGAAPAAEAKKEEKVEEKEESDDDMGFSLFD